GCGTGAGTGCGTGCGGGCCGGTCCATACATCGCTTGTCAGCCAGCAGGCCGTATCCGTTTCTTTCGGCAAGCGAATTATGGTTGGGTGGGCGCGCGGCGCCACCTTGATAAATGTACAGATATGTGTACAATAAACCCATGACCAAACTTCCCCGCATCCTCTCCATTTCCGAAGCGCGCGCGGCGTTGAAAGACTTGGTCGAGCGCGTCACCGCTGACAAGGCGCCGGCGATCATCACCCGTCAGGGCGGTGAGCCGGTGGTGATGGTGGCGCTGTCGGAATGGGAAGCCTTGCAGGAAACTAATTACCTGCTGGAGAGCCCGGCCAATGCCCGCCGCCTGCGCGACAGCATCGCCGCCGCCGAGGCCGGTGAGACCCGCTCCCTGACGCCAGACACATTGCGCCGCCTCGCCGAGGATCCGGCCGCCTTCGTCGGCTGGGCCGACGACGAAACCGGTACCGACGGGACATCATGAATGTCGAGCTGACGCCTCAGGCACTCGACGATCTTGCCTGGCTGGTCCGCCATGAAACCCGCCTCGCCAAACGCGCCCTCCAGCTCATCGAAGACATCCGCCGCAACCCGTTCGACGGCCTGGGCAAACCGGAACCCCTCAAGGGCGAATTGTCAGGCTGGTGGTCGCGCCGCATCGATAGCAAGCACAGGCTGGTCTATCGGGTTGTGGGGGCCGGGGATGGGCAGCGGGTGGAGGTGGTGCAGTGTCGGCGGCATTATTGAGGTAATATGGCCTTCGCCACACCATCGACCCGCAGCTGCACTGCGGCCCACTTCCCCACAAGTGGGGAAGCAAGACAGTCTAACTTTTCCTCCCCACCGCGTGGGGAGGTGGATCGCCGCAAAGCGGCGAGACGGAGGGGCGGCGCCCCAGGCGCCGATTACCCCTAAAGCGGAATATTATCGTGCTTTTTCCACGGGTTCTCCGCCTTCTTGTTCTTTAGCGTTCTTAGTGCCGAGATCAGGCGTTTGCGGGTGTTGTGGGGCATGATGACGTCGTCGATATAGCCGCGGCCGGCGGCGACGAAGGGGTTGGCGAAGCGGTCTTCGTATTCCTTCGCGTGGGCGGCCATTTTGTCGGGGTCGGCGGCATCCTTGCGGTGGATGATCTCGGCGGCGCCCTTGGCGCCCATCACGGCGATCTCGGCGGTCGGCCAGGCGTAGTTGACGTCGCCGCGCAGATGCTTCGAGCTCATCACGTCATAGGCGCCGCCATAGGCCTTGCGGGTGATGACGGTGAGCTTGGGCACGGTCGCCTCGGCATAGGCAAAGAGGAGTTTGGCGCCATGTTTGATCAGGCCGCCATATTCCTGCTTGGTGCCGGGCAGGAAGCCGGGCACGTCGACGAAGGTGACAATCGGGATGTTGAAGGCGTCGCAAAAGCGCACGAAACGCCCGGCCTTGCGGCTGGCATCGCTGTCGAGCACGCCAGCCAGTGACATCGGCTGGTTGGCGACAAAGCCGACCGGCTGCCCGTCGAGACGGCCGAACCCGGTGACGATATTGGCGGCATAGTCCGGCGCGATCTCGAAGAAATCACCCTCATCCGCCACCTTCTCGATCAGCTCCTTGATGTCATAGGGCTTGTTCGGATTGGACGGGACCAGCGTGTCGAGGCTGGGCTCCTGACGGTCAGCCACATCATGGCTGGGACGCTTGGGCGGGGTCTCGCGATTGGACAGCGGCAGGAAGTCGATCAGGCGGCGCAGCTGCACCAGGGCCTCGATATCATTCTCGAACGCGCCATCGGCAACGCCGGACTTCTTGGCGTGGATGGAGGCTCCGCCCAGTTCTTCATGGGTGACGGTCTCATTGGTGACGGTCTTCACCACGTCCGGGCCGGTCACATACATGTAGGAGGTGTCCTTCACCATGAAGATGAAGTCGGTGATGGCCGGCGAATAGACATCACCGCCGGCACACGGCCCCATGATCATCGAGATTTGCGGCACCACGCCTGAAGCCAGCGTGTTCTGCAGGAAGATATCAGCATAGCCCCCCAGCGAGGCGACGCCTTCCTGGATGCGGGCCCCGCCGGCATCGAAAATCCCGATGATCGGCGCGCCATTCTGGATCGCGGCCTTCTGGATCTTGACGATCTTCTGGGCATGGGTCTCGGACAGGGAGCCGCCGAAGACGGTGAAGTCCTTGGAGAAGAGATAGACCAGGCGGCCATTGATGGTGCCGTGACCGGTGACCACGCCATCGCCGGGGATTTTCTTCTCGGCCATGCCGAAATCGACGCAGCGATGCTCGACGAACATGTCCCACTCTTCAAACGAGCCGTCATCCAGCAGGAGTTCGATGCGTTCGCGAGCCGAGAGCTTTCCCTTGCCATGCTGTGCGGCGATACGCGCTTCTCCGCCGCCCATACGGGCCGCTGCGCGTTTGGCTTCCAGCTGCTCGAGCACGTCTTTCATGGCAGGTCCTTCCCCACGGGATTCTTGTTATGCGCCAGATAGCAGACCCGCGAACGCTTGTGCAATCAAGCCGGTGCGCCAGCTTGACCCGGATCGCGGCTGTGACGGCGCGGGGATTGCAAGGTTTTGCGGTGAACCTGGACAAGGATTGGCGCATGGGCAGCCATGGCATGCAAACCGACATCGTGACGATTGATGGCATTGGCGCCCCGGAACGCCAGGCCTGGAACGATTTTCGTTCGCAAACCCCCTCCCTCGCCTCCCCCTATTTCAGCCTGGCCTTCACCGAAGTGATGGCCCGGCGGCGCAGCGACACCCGCATCGCCATCCTGCACCGTAACGGCACAATTGACGGCTTTTTGCCGCTGCACCTGTCCCGTTCAGGTGTCGCACGGCCGATCGGCGGCCCGCTGGGCGACCATCACGGGCTGATCACCAGCACTCCGGACCTCGACGTCGAAGCCGCCCTTGCCGGCACCGGTTTCGGCCTGTTCGCCTATCATGGCGCCCTTGCCGACCAGGCCAGTTTCGCTCGTTCCAGTTCCGGACCGGCGGAGATCTCCTGGGTCTCCGACCTGTCTGGCGGCTATGAAAGCTTCCTCGACGATTGCGCCCGCGAAGACGCCAAGGCCATGCGCAATATCCGCGCCCGTCAACGCAAGCTCGCCGAGATGGGTGATGATGTCGTCTTCCGCATCGATGACCGTCGGCCGGACGCCTTCCGCGCGGTGATCGAGACCAAGCGCGAGCAATACCGCCGGACCAAGGCCCTTGATGTCTTTGCGGCCGGTTGGGCCCGGCAGGCCATCGAGGACCTGTTCGACAGCGACATGCCCGAGCTGTCGGGCATGCTGTCCACGGTCGAGATCAATGGCCGCCTCGCCGCCGCCCATTTCGGCATGCGCTCGGAACGGGTGCTGCACTACTGGTTCCCGGTCTATTGGCCGGAATTTTCCAAGCTGGGTCCGGGCCTGACCCTGTATCTGGAGATCGCCCGTCATCTCGAGACGCAGGGCGTCGACCAGATCCATCTCGGACCGGGCGATTATGACTTCAAACGCCGCCTGTCGAATGCCGGCTTCGGCGTGGTGACCGGACGCCTGGAGCGCCCCTCCATCGCCCATGCACTGGTACAGACCGGCCAGATGATTGACGGGCTTGCCCAGGCCCTGCCGCTTGGCCGGGTTTCCAACTGGCCTGCCAAGGCCTTCCGTCGCCTCGACAAATGGGCGGCCGTGCACGCCTTCTGAGCAAAAGCGAGATTGACATGGAATCCCTCTTCTCTCCCGACGGAAGCATCGACGCGCCACTCCAGGCGCTGGGCTTTCTGGTGGCGGCAGGGCTCGGTGTCGCGATTGCTCTAAAGGTCATCATCCGGACCGTCGCCGCCAGCGGAGTCGGCGGCCTCGTGCGGCAATGTGCCAGCCCTGACGTGCTGGCAATCCTGGCGTTGGGCCTGCTGATCCCCCTCAACCTGTTCGATCATGCCGTTCAGCGCCTCGACGGCGTCTTCCGGCCCGAGGTCGGCGATGGTGGATTGGTTGAAAACCTCACAATCTGCGTGATGCTTTTCCCGGTCGCCCTGGCGGTGGGGCGCATCGGCCAAAGGCGCCAATACAGCGCCTTCGGCCCGGTTGCCCTGACCCTGGTTGCGGTTGTGCTGGTAGTGGCATTCGGCGAAGAGATCAGCTGGGGCCAGCACTGGTTCGGCTTCACGCCGCCGGAAGCGATAGCCAGCAGCAATCTGCAGGAAGAGTTCAACCTGCATAACTACATAACGCCTGGGACAATGGAGCTCGCCTACTATCTGGCGGGGCTGGCACTACTGGTGACCGGCGCCCGTCTCGGCTCGCTGATCGAAGCGCGCAATGGCGACACTGCCCTCTTGCCACTCCGCGCCCTGCTGGTGCTGAGCGGTTTGCTGATGTGCCACCACATCTTTCAGGAACTGGCCGAGCTGGCCGTCATCACCACCGGTTTCCTGATCTGGAACCGGCTCGACGAAGGGCGGCTGGAATTTCGCGCCCGGCCCTTGCGTGCGCTGGCAGCGATCTAGGACGACGGCACCTTCCGGCGCCCGGCAGCCCAGGCCAGGGCGTCACGCTCGATTTGCGCCACCAGGCCGGCCTTGGCCGCCGAATAGTCTTCCCGGCCAAGTGGTCCGGCTGCAACAATTGCAGCCTTGTGTTGCCCGTAGATTGCCGCGCTGACCGGATGGGCGTGCAAATAATCGCGAAACACCAGGTGTCGGCGGAAGTCCTCGCTGCCCTCCAGATAGGCATGCACATGGACAAGACGCGTCCCGTCGGGCGCGTGACGGCGGTAGTAACGCCGCCCGCAAATGCCGTTCTCACCTCGAACCTGAAAACCGGCAGCGATCATCTCGGCATTCCGGCCATCGAGCCTGGAGAGGTCATGCGTACCGACCAGTATGTCGATCACCGGTTTGGCGGCCAGGCCCGGCACCGAGGTGCTGCCAACATGTTCGATACGGGCCGCCGCATCGCCCAGCGCGCGCTGCAACCGTTTCCGCTCGTCGGTAAAGCGTGCCGGCCAGCCTGGATCATAATCAACGACATCGACCGTCATGACGCTCGCCCCGATTGCGACCGACGACCGGCCTTGGTCTCTACTGGAACGGGTTCAGCTTCTTGAGGAAATACTGCAACCCACCGCGGTTTTCCTTGCGGTCGAGCTCTTGCTGGGAGGTCAGGAAGGTGGTCTGCACGACATAGCGCTCGCCCTCGAAGGGCAGATGGCCGTGCCAGGAATTGTCGGCCCGCAGGAAGGCAAAGACATAGCCGGCCAGCGGCGGGACTTCCTCGGTAAAGTCCTCGAAATCCTTGGGCCCGTTGAGCACCCGGATGCAACCGGCACCGGTGCCGTCCCACTCGGCATTGAGATAGGTCAGCATGGTCAGGATTTTCGACTTGGAGTCGTTGTGGATCGGACCGTCCGACAGCTGCGACACCTTGCGCACGGTGATCATGCGGGGTTTCTCGGTGAAATCGGCGCCGAACTTGTCGGTCAGGACCTGTGCCAGCTCGGCCGAATTGAGATCGTCCATCAGGCGCTTGAACTCGCCGGAAGCTTCCAGCTTGGAAAGCGGCAGGTAGCCGGGCTTGTCGATGGACGGATAATCACGGCGCACATCCGCCGCCTCATCACCGCTCAGGGCACCGTCCGCGACGAAATAGGAATAGGGCTCGGTCCGGACTCTCGCCTGGCGCAGGGCGCCAAAATCCAGCAAACCGCCGGGGCCGGTTTTCCCGCTTTGCGTCGATCCATCCTTTTGGGGGGCGGTGTCAGCCATGATCCAGTCTCCGAAAGAGTATCGCGTCGCAGGTTACCCGCATGGCGCCCGGCATCAAGCCGCCGGCGCCGCGTCCAATGCACGCAGGACTTCGCCCATGGTCACCAGTTCGGTGCGCAGTCGCGCGAGACGGTCCGCCGCCTCATGATCCTCGCCCCACTGGCTGATCTGGAAATGCTCGTCCAGGGTCGACAACGCAAACGCCTGTTCGCCATCGATCTCCCCGTCCAGCAGCTGCAGCGCCAACAGCGCCGAACCACAGACCGCAGTGACATGGGCGAGTGTCGTCAGACGCCAGTCATCCAGCTCTCCGGCGCGCTGCATGACACGTTGCAGGGCGACCGGGTCCTGATGGATCGGCATCAGTCCCGTGGCGGCCACGAAATGGGCGCCAAGGCTGTCCTCCGCCCAGGCCAGGACCGGATCCCAGGCCGCCGCCTGCGAAGCGGTCAACTCCGGCGGTTCCGGCGCCCGGAAGCAGACCAGGTCGGTTGAGGCATATTTGGTCACTTCGGCCACCGTCGCTGACCGGGCATCCGGGATCAGGTCGAGGGCCACAAAGCACAGGCGGGTGGCCGGCATGGTCGGCGCATTGATGCGCTCGCCCTGCGCCTCCCACTCCGACGCGACCAGCTCGGCCAGAGCCCGCGTCGGCAGGGCCAGGGTCCGCTTGGCAGGAGACTTCACGGGTCGACCATCGAGATGGACGGCAAAGCTCTCATCCAGTGCGACGACATCAACGGCCTTGTAAAAACGCTTGGGCAGTGAGCTTTCATGACTGGGGATCTTGACCCCGGGCTTGGTCTGATAGGGCTCGCTCATGCTTTTTCTCCCGGCGTCGCAGCTGTGCCGACGGACTCGGCGAAACTGTCCAGCGCCCGATCAAGGGCGTCAAAATCATCATGGATGCTGTGCGCGCCGGCGTCGGCGATCTCGTCGGCGGTGTGAAAACCCCAGCTGACACCCAGCGTATGGACGCCGGCATTGCGGCCCATCGCCATGTCGAAGCCGGTATCGCCGATCATCACCGCATGGGCCGCTTCGGTTCCGGTCTCGCGCAAAGCGTCCAGCACCATGCGGGGGTTCGGTTTGCCGGCTCCGCCATCGACAGTCTGCAGCGTGTCGAAATAGCGGTGCAGATCGTGATGCTCGAAAACGATGTCCAGACCGCGGCGGGCCTTGCCGGTTGCCACGCCCATCAGCCAGCCCTGTTCGACCAGACGCTCCAGCGTGTCGCGGACTCCCTCATAGAGCGGCTCTTCGAAGCCGGCTTCGGCACGCTGCTCGACGAAAGCTTCCTTGTAGAAACCGGCCAGTTGCACGGCGCGCTCGGGCCCGAAATCCGGCGGCGCGAGGCGGGTCACGGCTTCAGTCAGCTCCAGACCCACGATCGTTCGCGTACGATCATAGTCGATCCCGCCCAGCCCGGCGCGGCGGAAGGCACGGTCCATGGCCTTCTGGATCACCTGGCGACTGTCGACGATGGTGCCGTCTACATCCCAGATGGCAAGTTTGAGGGGGGTGCTCACGCCACAAGGCTCCGTCTGCTTGGCCGCGACATAGGCGGCTGCGTTGCGCTTGGCAAGCACGCCCCGCCTCATGCTACCCATGCCGGACAAGAAAGCCGGAGCGCCAACGCCATGACCCTGCCTGAAAACATCACCGAAACCGAGCGCACGGCGCTGGACGCCGCCGCCTTCCGCCGCCTGGTCGCGCATCTGGATGCCCACAAGGAAGTTCAGAACATCGACCTCATGCTGCTGGCCGATTTCTGCCGCAACTGCCTGGGTGACTGGTGGCGCGAAGCCGCTGCCGAGCGCGGGATCGAGGTGACAAGGGACCAGGCTCGCGAGCGCGTTTACGGCATGCCGCCGGCCGAGTGGAAAGCGCAATACCAAGGCGAAGCAAGCGCCGAGAAAATCGAGGCCTTCAAGGTCAAGCAGGCGGCGAAGGCCGCAAGCGCAGGCTGAGGCTAACCGGCCCCGTCCTGGTCCGGCAGGGCCAGATACTGGACTGGTTGACCAACGACATCGAGGCGCACCAAGCGACCACTGTCGACAGCGACGAAAAGATCATTGCCCGGCGTGGTGCCGCGCAGCTCGATACGAACGGCGTCGAACAGGCCTGCCGGGGTCTCGACGCTCTCCGGCTCGAAGGCCGTCAGCGTCACCGTTTCGAAGCTGTCTCGCATCGGTATCCACCAGTCGAAACTGATACTGTCACCGGGTTCCAGGTCGAGCACGGGCACCAGCATGAATACAGCGCCGCGCACCACCGCGCCCTCGCGGACCGGATGATCAATTGGTTGGCTCTGGGTCGGTTCGGCCGGACCATGCAGATTGCGTGATCCGGAAACCTGCCCGTCTTCGAAAACAGCATCGACCAGATAATAGCGGGTGCCGCTGTGATAACGCAGATCGACCCGGCGAGGCGTCAGGTCGGCCGGATCCAGCAGGGCCGAGAAGCTCTCATAATCGCTGCGTGAGACGATCATCGAGCGATCCCACAGATGCACGCCTTCCTCGTCGGTATACCAGCCATACCGCATGAAACCGTCGCGTTCACCGTCGACGAAGAGGCCGAGATTGAAACCGCCCCCGACCAGCTCGGCGCGGTTGGCACGCTCGCCGATTGACTGCGCCTGCGTTGCTGAAAAACCCGTCAGGCCGAGGGCCAGACCCGCGACCAGAATTCTGTTGAAATGTGCCATCATATGATGTCCCCCGTTTATCGCAGGACATCACCGGATGTCGGGTCTGTCGACAGACCTTCGCCCGGTTTGACGTAGTTGTGAGAGGGCGTGAACGTGCCGGATCGACCTAGGCCAGATCCTCCTCGATATCCGTCTCGCTGATCTCTTTCACCGAGAAACCCAGCGTGTCGTAGATCTTCTTCAAGGCCGGCGGCAGGTCGGCGGTCAGTACCAGCGGCTTGCCGCCCGGACGCGGGATTTCGAGGCGGCGGGCGTGCAGGCACAGGCGGCGGCCCAGATCTTCCGGCGCCGGGCGGTGGCAGGTATATTTCTTGTCGCCCAGGATCGCCGTCCCCATGGCCGCCAGATGAACGCGCAGCTGATGGGTCCGCCCGGTCACCGGACGTAGCGCCACCCAGGAGGCTTTCTGCCCCGCTTCACCGATCACCACATAGCGGGTCAGCGCATGCTGGGCACCCTCATCGCCATGCCCGGCAGCGACCATGGTCTCGCGTTCGCTATCAACTCCCGACGCCGCGGCCTTGCGCATGAAGCCCTTGATCTCGCCCATTTTGGGCTTGGGTACGCCGATGGCGATCGCCCAATAGGTCTTGCGGGTCTTGTGCGACTGGAAGGCCTTGGCCAGTCGCGCTGTCGCCTTGGGTCCCTTGCCGACAATCAGGATGCCGGAGGTGTCCTTGTCGAGGCGATGGACGAGGCGGGGACGGTCGAGCCCCTCACCGAAGGCGTCCAGCATGCCGTCGAGATGCCGGGTCGTCTTCGACCCGCCCTGGACGGCCAGGCCGGCGGGTTTGTTGAAGGCGATCAGCTCGTCATCCTGATAGATGACCAGCGACTTCACATAGGCAATATCCTCATCCGACATCCGGTTGACCGGCGGCCGTTCACCGGGTTCGGGCAGCGGCGGGATGCGGATTTCCTGGCCCTCATGGACCCGGCTGTCGCCCTTCACGCGCCCGCCATCAACCCGGATCTGGCCCTTGCGGCACAGCTTCTGGACCATGATCGCCGAGACATGCGGAAAGCGGCGCTTGAACCAGCGATCAACGCGCGAACCGTCTTCGGTCGCCTCTACCTTGATGGTCTGGACACCGCTCATGAGTAAGCCTTTCGCATGAGCCAGAGGCCCACAAATACAGCCGCCAGGGCCACAACGACCGAGCTGGCCGCATAGGTGAAGGCCGGCAGGAAGGCCTTGCGCTCGACCATGTTGGCGATTTCGAGAGAGAAGGCCGAGAAGGTCGTGAATCCACCGAGGAAGCCAACGGCGCCGAACAAGCGGACATATTGCTGGTCAGCGCGACCGGTGGCCGCCAACCAGCCGATCAAAAGGCCCATCAGCAGGCCGCCCGCGACGTTGACGGCAAATGTGCCCCAGACCTGTTCCGGTCCGAACCAACGAAACGTCAGGCGACCGACCTGGTAGCGGGACACCGCGCCCAAGGCACCACCGGCGCCAACAAGAAGATAATTGATCATGGCGGCTCGATAGGGTCCCGCGACCGAATTGGCAAGCACTCCCGCATCCGGGCTCGCCACATTAACGGTACACTAACCAATCCTTAATTTCATTTCATATTGAATTAGCTATGCATTTTCGCAATGGTGGTTTGGTGAAATGACGATTGTGTGACGCCGCTAAGTCCTTATTTACCAACGTGCGAACCGGGAAGGCCCGGCTCGCCAAGACCGCAAGGACAAGACCAATGATGAACCGTGTTTCGACCTCCCTCTCGACGCTCGTGAACGTACTTTTCGTGGCCGGTGTGTTTGGTGCCATGACGATCGCCCTCGGCGGCGCATTCGCCTAGGTTGAGCTGCCCCCAAGGGCTCAACCAGGCGACCAACGATCCGGACCGGCGACCGGCCTCACAGTCCCCCGTCCCGATCGATCCCGACCCCAAGCGAAAGCGGCAGTCTCCCCAAGGACTGCCGCTTTTGTTTGAACGCATACCTTGGATACGCCACACAGCGCGTTAGACTGCCTGCAACCTCAGGAGTCGCGTCATGTCCGTATTCATTCTGGCCGCCATGCTTGTCCTGCAGGATGCAGAGGCCCCGCCCGCCACTGCGGACACTGACATCCCACTAGTCGAAGAGGCTGTGGCCGACGTCACACCGGCACCTTTGGCAACCGACGCCGCGACCCTGATCACAGAGTTCGACACCGCCTACGCACAGTGGGGCGACCTCATTGCCGAAATGGCCGCCCGAAAGGCGCGCGACCGCTATATCCGCGACTTGCTGCTGTCGCGCATTTCACGGGCCGATCTTGACCCCGGCGCCCGTACAGAGATCATCGAGGCCACTGGCGATACCTTCAACGCGGTTGACGAGGGCAATACCGCGTGGGCGATCAGCCTGCTCGATGAGTTCGATTTTGCTGCCCTGGTCAGCGAACAGCCCACACTCGCCGCTGACATTGCCGCGCTGATCCAGCATGGCGACATCTCAGCCCAGCGCCGCTTGCTCGACCTTGTAGAACCCTTCGCGCTTGCCGGAGGCTTCAACGGCGGGCGCTACGCCCTGCTCTATGACCGCGTGGCCGTGGCTGAGGACCGGCCACAGCGCTACGGCTCGCAATTTCGCTGCGAGAATGGCGAACAGGTCTACCCGCCGATCGAGGACCCGGACATGGTCGATGAGAGGCGGGCGACACTGGGTCTCGAACCGCTCGCGGTCTACCAGGCACGGACCAACCAGTTTTACGGATCCAGCTGCAGCGAGTGAGTGTCAGTCCTTGGCGCGCAGGCTCAACAGCAGCATCAGGGCGACCGACACGATTGCCATGATGGCACTGATACCCAGCAAGGGTCCCACCGTCGCCTCGTCGGCCAGTGCGCCGAACATCAGATAGAGCGACGGGATCATTATCAGAACGGCGATGTGATGCAGCCCGACCTGGATCCAGGCCAGAAATCCGCCGCCCAGCCCGAACACGCGATAGAGCACGGCCCAGAGCACCGACAACACCCCGCCCAGCAACATCATGTGCGCATGTGTCGGCAATTGCCCGTGATCGCCCGATCGCCCCATGTGTTCGCCCAGCAACATGCCGGCGATCAGCCAGATGAGACCCAGTGTCAGGTGAATGCGTTCCGGTTTCATGAAAACTCCCCCCAGAGTGGTTGAGGGACCAGAATTCGGCAAAGGCGCGAATTTGGCAAGAGAAGCGTTATGAGCGTCGGTCGTCCCGCACCTTGCGCCAGCGTGCCAGTCGCTCGCCGATCGCCGCCTCGCGGCCATTGCCCGTCGGCTCGTAGAAGACCGGGCGGTCGGGCATCTCGTCGGGGAAATAGTCCTGCCCGGAGACGCCGCCGACGGCGTCATGATCGTATTCATAGCCCTTGCCATAGCCCTGATCCTTCATCAGGGCCGTCGGCGCGTTGAGGATGTGCGCGGGCGGCATCAGGGAGCCGGTTGCTTTCGCGGCTCTCTGGGCCCGCTTGAAGGCGACGTAAACGGCATTGGACTTGGCAGCGGTGGCCAGGTGGACAACGGCGTGGGCCAGTGCCAGCTCACCTTCGGGTGAGCCCAGGCGTTCATAGGTGCGCGCGGCTTCATTGGCGATCATCAGACCGGTCGGGTCGGCGAGGCCGATATCTTCCGACGCCATCCGGACCAGCCGTCGTGCCAGAAAGAGCGGATCCTCTCCGCCTTCCAGCATGCGGGCAAACCAGTATAGCGCCGCATCGGGGTCGGATCCCCGGATCGACTTGTGCAGCGCCGAGATGAGATTGTAGTGCTCGTCGCGATCCTTGTCGTAGGCGGTGGCGCGCTTGTTGAGCAGCGTGGCGAGGTCATCGGCGCTCACCTTGAAATCCTGATCGAAGGTAAAAACCTCCTCGACCAGGTTGAGCATGTAGCGGCCGTCACCATCGGCCATCGAGCGCAGGGCGATGCGAGCGGCGGCATCAAGTGGCAGGGGCCTGCCCATCTCGGCCTCGGCGCGCTGCATGAGCAGGTCGAGCCCGTCATCATCGAGTCGCTTGAGCACCAGGACCTGACAGCGCGACAGCAAGGCGGCATTGAGCTCGAAGGACGGATTTTCGGTGGTGGCACCGACCAGGGTCACCGTCCCCTCCTCCACCACCGGCAGGAATCCATCCTGCTGGGCCCGGTTGAAGCGATGGATTTCGTCGACGAAGAGCAGCGTGCCGCGGCCTTGCTGGCGCCGCGCGCGGGCCCGTTCGAAGGCCTTCTTGAGGTCGGCCACACCGGAAAAGACCGCAGAGAGCGGTTCAAACTCCAGATCGCTGTCCTCGGCGAGAAGGCGGGCAATCGTGGTCTTCCCGACACCCGGCGGTCCCCACAGGATCAGCGAGGCGAGCCGTCCCTGCGACCGCATCCGGGCGATCGGGCCCTTGCCGGCCAGCAGATGATCCTGACCGACGACCTCGTCCAGCGTTTGCGGGCGCAAACGGTCGGCCAGCGGTCGCGGGGCTTCGGCATCAAGGCCGGCGGCTTCAAACAGGCTTGTCATCACGGTCAAGCCTAGGCGTGTTCGCGGTTTCGTAGAAGGCAGGTCATGTTAGACTAGCAGCTCGCAGTCACGGGGGAGTGAGATGAGTGATACATCCGGCAGTTCAGCCCCGGCCGAGGACGCCCACGCGCCGCCGACCTCCGGTGTCGCGCCCTATCTCAGTGTTCGCGACGGTGCCGCCGCTATCGATTTCTATGTCCGCGCCTTCGATGCCGAACTGCTCGAGCGCTATGATTTCGAGGACAAGCTGGGCCACGCCACACTGCGCATCAATGAAGGCATTGTGATGCTGGCGGACGAGTTTCCCCAGCATGAGGCGATGATCGGCAATGTCGCGCCGGCCAGCCTCGGCAACCGCACCACATTCACCCTCAATCTCTATGTTACCGATGCCGACGCCTGGTTCGACAAGGCGGTAAAGGCTGGATCCGACGTGGTCC
The window above is part of the Maricaulis maris MCS10 genome. Proteins encoded here:
- a CDS encoding type II toxin-antitoxin system Phd/YefM family antitoxin, translated to MTKLPRILSISEARAALKDLVERVTADKAPAIITRQGGEPVVMVALSEWEALQETNYLLESPANARRLRDSIAAAEAGETRSLTPDTLRRLAEDPAAFVGWADDETGTDGTS
- a CDS encoding Txe/YoeB family addiction module toxin, whose amino-acid sequence is MNVELTPQALDDLAWLVRHETRLAKRALQLIEDIRRNPFDGLGKPEPLKGELSGWWSRRIDSKHRLVYRVVGAGDGQRVEVVQCRRHY
- a CDS encoding acyl-CoA carboxylase subunit beta, encoding MKDVLEQLEAKRAAARMGGGEARIAAQHGKGKLSARERIELLLDDGSFEEWDMFVEHRCVDFGMAEKKIPGDGVVTGHGTINGRLVYLFSKDFTVFGGSLSETHAQKIVKIQKAAIQNGAPIIGIFDAGGARIQEGVASLGGYADIFLQNTLASGVVPQISMIMGPCAGGDVYSPAITDFIFMVKDTSYMYVTGPDVVKTVTNETVTHEELGGASIHAKKSGVADGAFENDIEALVQLRRLIDFLPLSNRETPPKRPSHDVADRQEPSLDTLVPSNPNKPYDIKELIEKVADEGDFFEIAPDYAANIVTGFGRLDGQPVGFVANQPMSLAGVLDSDASRKAGRFVRFCDAFNIPIVTFVDVPGFLPGTKQEYGGLIKHGAKLLFAYAEATVPKLTVITRKAYGGAYDVMSSKHLRGDVNYAWPTAEIAVMGAKGAAEIIHRKDAADPDKMAAHAKEYEDRFANPFVAAGRGYIDDVIMPHNTRKRLISALRTLKNKKAENPWKKHDNIPL
- a CDS encoding GNAT family N-acetyltransferase — encoded protein: MQTDIVTIDGIGAPERQAWNDFRSQTPSLASPYFSLAFTEVMARRRSDTRIAILHRNGTIDGFLPLHLSRSGVARPIGGPLGDHHGLITSTPDLDVEAALAGTGFGLFAYHGALADQASFARSSSGPAEISWVSDLSGGYESFLDDCAREDAKAMRNIRARQRKLAEMGDDVVFRIDDRRPDAFRAVIETKREQYRRTKALDVFAAGWARQAIEDLFDSDMPELSGMLSTVEINGRLAAAHFGMRSERVLHYWFPVYWPEFSKLGPGLTLYLEIARHLETQGVDQIHLGPGDYDFKRRLSNAGFGVVTGRLERPSIAHALVQTGQMIDGLAQALPLGRVSNWPAKAFRRLDKWAAVHAF
- a CDS encoding GrpB family protein, which codes for MTVDVVDYDPGWPARFTDERKRLQRALGDAAARIEHVGSTSVPGLAAKPVIDILVGTHDLSRLDGRNAEMIAAGFQVRGENGICGRRYYRRHAPDGTRLVHVHAYLEGSEDFRRHLVFRDYLHAHPVSAAIYGQHKAAIVAAGPLGREDYSAAKAGLVAQIERDALAWAAGRRKVPSS
- a CDS encoding 2OG-Fe(II) oxygenase family protein; translated protein: MADTAPQKDGSTQSGKTGPGGLLDFGALRQARVRTEPYSYFVADGALSGDEAADVRRDYPSIDKPGYLPLSKLEASGEFKRLMDDLNSAELAQVLTDKFGADFTEKPRMITVRKVSQLSDGPIHNDSKSKILTMLTYLNAEWDGTGAGCIRVLNGPKDFEDFTEEVPPLAGYVFAFLRADNSWHGHLPFEGERYVVQTTFLTSQQELDRKENRGGLQYFLKKLNPFQ
- a CDS encoding ATP12 family chaperone protein, encoding MSEPYQTKPGVKIPSHESSLPKRFYKAVDVVALDESFAVHLDGRPVKSPAKRTLALPTRALAELVASEWEAQGERINAPTMPATRLCFVALDLIPDARSATVAEVTKYASTDLVCFRAPEPPELTASQAAAWDPVLAWAEDSLGAHFVAATGLMPIHQDPVALQRVMQRAGELDDWRLTTLAHVTAVCGSALLALQLLDGEIDGEQAFALSTLDEHFQISQWGEDHEAADRLARLRTELVTMGEVLRALDAAPAA
- a CDS encoding HAD-IA family hydrolase; this encodes MSTPLKLAIWDVDGTIVDSRQVIQKAMDRAFRRAGLGGIDYDRTRTIVGLELTEAVTRLAPPDFGPERAVQLAGFYKEAFVEQRAEAGFEEPLYEGVRDTLERLVEQGWLMGVATGKARRGLDIVFEHHDLHRYFDTLQTVDGGAGKPNPRMVLDALRETGTEAAHAVMIGDTGFDMAMGRNAGVHTLGVSWGFHTADEIADAGAHSIHDDFDALDRALDSFAESVGTAATPGEKA
- a CDS encoding DUF1244 domain-containing protein, encoding MTLPENITETERTALDAAAFRRLVAHLDAHKEVQNIDLMLLADFCRNCLGDWWREAAAERGIEVTRDQARERVYGMPPAEWKAQYQGEASAEKIEAFKVKQAAKAASAG